In Tachysurus fulvidraco isolate hzauxx_2018 chromosome 11, HZAU_PFXX_2.0, whole genome shotgun sequence, one DNA window encodes the following:
- the LOC113637338 gene encoding E3 ubiquitin/ISG15 ligase TRIM25-like — MAEASISVDQDQFSCPVCLDLLNDPVAIPCGHSFCKVCINGCWDQEDVKGVYSCPQCRETFTPRPVLRRNNMLAEVVEKLKKTELQAASPAHCYAGPGDVECDFCTGRKHKAVKSCLVCQASYCEDHLKPHYQSPAFKKHKLVEACAELQEKICSEHDKLVEIYCRTDQSFICYLCTMDQHKGHDTVSAKAERTKKQNELKEDQIKSQQRIQEKQKKVQELKQTVDVIKIHSQAAVDDGERIFTEMISSMEKKRSEVTELIRAQEKDEVSRAERLLNQLEQEITDLQRRVTEMEQLSHTHDDIHFLQSFPSLCVSPGCDDSPSFTVNQHLSFDGVRKSLSDLKKRVEQICEEEFNKIRPQDFCYLTLDPNTVHPEFILSEKNRVVKCSKTQQRYSDHPERFDYWPQVLCKESVCGRCYWEVEWSGDVVYISVSYIEISRKGWGYECGFGGNSQSWSLRCSSSSVSFWHNNIETELRGPSSSRIGVYVDYSAGTLSFYSVSNTMRLLHRVHTTFTQPLYPGFRMCNISSVRFCDPKLKSVYKNYK; from the exons atggcagaggccagtatttcagtagatcaggatcagttcagctgtccagtgtgtctggatctcctgaatgATCCAGTGGCTATtccctgtggtcacagtttctgtaaggtgtgtattaatggctgctgggatcaggaggatgtgaagggcgtctacagctgtcctcagtgtagagagactttcactccaaggcctgttctacgcaggaacaacatgctggctgaagtggtggagaaactgaagaagactgaactccaagctgcttctcctgctcactgttacgctggacctggagatgtggagtgtgatttctgcacagggagaaaacacaaagccgtcAAGTCCTGTCTGGTTTGTCAGGCCTCCTATTGTGAAGATCATCTTAAACCTCACTATCAGTCTCctgcctttaagaagcacaagttagttgaagcctgtgcagagctccaagagaagatctgctctgaacatgacaaactggTGGAGATCTACTGTCGTACTGACCAAAGCTTCATCTGTTACTTGTGTACGATGGATCAACACAAAGGTCATGATACAGTTTcagctaaagcagaaagaactaaaaaacag AATGAGTTAAAGGAGGATCAGATAAAATCCCAGCAGAGgatccaggagaagcagaagaaggtgcaggagctgaaacagactgtggacgttattaag atacattcacaggcagcagtagatgacggtgagaggatctttactgagatgatcagctccatggagaaaaagcgctcggaggtgacggagctgatcagagctcaggagaaagatgaagtgagtcgagctgaacgactcctgaatcaactggagcaggagattactgatcttcagaggagagtcactgagatggagcagctttcacacacacacgatgacatccacttcctccag agtttcccgtctctctgtgtttctcctggatgtgacgactcacccagcttcactgtcaatcaacatctctcatttgatggagtgaggaaatctctctcagatctgaaaaaacgagtcgaacaaatctgtgaggaggaattcaacaaaatcagaccacaag atttctgttatctgactctggatccaaaCACAGTACATCCTGAattcattctgtctgagaagaacagagtggtgaAATGCAGTAAGACACAACAGcgatactctgatcatccagaaAGATTTGACTACTGGcctcaggtgttgtgtaaggagagtgtgtgtggacgctgttactgggaggtggagtggagcgGTGATGTTGTGTACATATCAGTGTCATATAtagagatcagcaggaaaggatGGGGTTATGAGTGTGGGTTTGGAGGCAAcagtcagtcctggagtctgcGGTGTTCTTcttcatctgtctctttctggcaCAACAACATTGAGACTGAGCTCCGAggtccatcatcctccagaataggagtgtatgtggattacagtgcaggaactctgtccttctacagcgtctctaacaccatgaggctcctccacagagtccacaccacattcactcagcctctataccCTGGATTCAGGATGTGTAATATCTCAtctgtgaggttttgtgatccaaaattaaaaagtgtttataaaaactataagtga